A window of Corallococcus macrosporus DSM 14697 contains these coding sequences:
- a CDS encoding S8 family serine peptidase — MRRLLSLGLLLLTATACSGDDDEDPREQPPSRTGRIQGALTPFQSSERSTGDGASRTVRSPFRAGELAALKETLRGLSAGRSRGEQVAPKRVPGLSIVPWAPGHAPLERASREDPTIPGEVILRFEEAGLSPERVLAAVRRPGFRAVHKGYASEYVHLVGYEPLDGEAVTAAKTQAWAARLAQVPGVTYAVRNERMRAAAAPDDRGYSLQWHYPTLNLPAAWDLAPDASSVVVAVIDSGVVPHPDLTNVLPGYDMISDPENAGDGDGRDSDPRDEGGDTPSGGSTWHGSHVAGTIGANTNNQEGVAGVAWNARLLPVRVLGKKGGTSFDIAAALTWATGGSVPGVPDNPTPAKVVNMSLGGRAPPQALYQDAIDAALGRGAIIVVAAGNEDVDARNSTPCNQQNVICVGSTSLAGQRSSFSNFGVDVDVVASGGEMREDLNGDGYPDGVLSTVLDENGQPAYAFSQGTSMAAPHVAGVVALMAASRPDLDAATAEGILKETATPLTNAQCPEGCGAGLVNALAALARISNEDPGSLDPRLNVTTSTLFFRGSGTQQLILSNVGGNRGGDLMVTATKSGPNEAAVSFPQGNTVRVPAFGSAPLAVAVDAAGLPAGDTVVTLSLVGSGTSGAATVAVKIGVAGAASDLDAFVAFVWQDARGEWQTSEDAVAIAPASANYAYSISLTPRTYYALATIDDDQDGNFFEDGERTGYWRNVDAFEPLFVEEGERITDVSFDLIPLAPIDDDPALVVGSACGSNGDCPGGVCVTDYPGGYCSMDCTTSACPAGSRCYIVDSASGLKACLATCSRQVGTGQGDCRSGYVCYSDGTGSGACQPNCRTSGLSCGGGRTCLATGFCQ; from the coding sequence GACCGGTCGCATCCAGGGGGCGCTGACGCCCTTCCAGAGCAGTGAGCGCTCCACGGGCGACGGCGCCTCCCGGACGGTGCGCTCGCCGTTTCGCGCGGGCGAGCTGGCGGCGCTGAAGGAGACGCTGCGAGGGCTGTCCGCGGGGCGCTCGCGTGGGGAGCAGGTGGCGCCGAAGCGCGTGCCGGGGCTCTCCATCGTCCCATGGGCGCCAGGCCATGCGCCGCTCGAGCGCGCCTCCCGCGAGGACCCCACGATTCCGGGGGAGGTCATCCTCCGCTTCGAGGAGGCGGGCCTCTCACCGGAGCGCGTGCTGGCGGCGGTGCGGCGCCCGGGCTTCCGCGCGGTGCACAAGGGCTACGCCAGCGAGTACGTGCACCTGGTGGGCTACGAGCCGCTGGACGGCGAGGCGGTGACGGCCGCGAAGACGCAGGCGTGGGCCGCGCGGCTCGCCCAGGTGCCGGGCGTGACGTACGCGGTGCGCAACGAGCGGATGCGGGCGGCGGCCGCGCCGGATGACCGGGGCTACAGCCTCCAGTGGCACTACCCCACGCTCAACCTGCCGGCCGCGTGGGACCTGGCGCCGGACGCGTCCAGCGTCGTGGTGGCCGTCATCGACAGCGGCGTCGTTCCGCACCCGGACCTGACGAACGTGCTCCCGGGTTACGACATGATTTCGGACCCGGAGAACGCGGGTGACGGCGACGGCCGGGACAGCGACCCGCGGGACGAGGGCGGGGACACGCCCAGCGGCGGCTCGACGTGGCACGGCTCGCACGTGGCGGGCACCATTGGCGCCAACACGAACAACCAGGAGGGCGTCGCGGGCGTGGCGTGGAACGCCCGGCTGCTGCCGGTGCGGGTGCTGGGGAAGAAGGGCGGCACGAGCTTCGACATCGCGGCGGCCCTCACCTGGGCCACCGGCGGCAGCGTGCCGGGCGTGCCGGACAACCCCACCCCCGCGAAGGTGGTGAACATGAGCCTGGGGGGCAGGGCGCCGCCGCAGGCGCTGTACCAGGACGCCATCGACGCGGCCCTGGGGCGAGGGGCCATCATCGTCGTCGCCGCGGGCAACGAGGACGTGGACGCGCGCAACAGCACGCCGTGCAACCAGCAGAACGTCATCTGCGTGGGCTCCACCAGCCTGGCGGGCCAGCGCAGCAGCTTCTCCAACTTCGGCGTGGACGTGGACGTGGTGGCGTCCGGCGGGGAGATGCGCGAGGACCTGAACGGCGACGGCTACCCGGACGGCGTGCTGTCCACGGTGCTGGATGAGAACGGGCAGCCGGCCTATGCCTTCTCGCAGGGCACCAGCATGGCGGCGCCGCACGTGGCGGGCGTGGTGGCGCTGATGGCGGCGTCGCGGCCGGACCTGGATGCCGCGACGGCGGAGGGCATCTTGAAGGAGACCGCCACGCCGCTCACCAACGCGCAGTGCCCGGAGGGCTGTGGCGCGGGGCTCGTCAACGCGCTCGCGGCGCTGGCCCGCATCTCCAACGAGGACCCGGGCTCCCTGGACCCGCGGCTCAACGTGACGACGTCCACGCTGTTCTTCCGGGGCAGCGGCACGCAGCAGCTCATCCTGAGCAACGTGGGCGGCAACCGGGGCGGCGACCTGATGGTGACGGCCACCAAGAGTGGGCCCAATGAAGCGGCGGTGTCGTTCCCGCAGGGGAACACGGTGCGCGTGCCCGCCTTCGGCTCGGCGCCGCTGGCCGTGGCGGTGGATGCCGCCGGGCTGCCCGCGGGAGACACGGTGGTGACGTTGAGCCTGGTGGGCTCGGGCACGTCGGGGGCGGCGACGGTGGCGGTGAAGATTGGCGTGGCGGGCGCTGCCAGCGACCTGGACGCCTTCGTCGCGTTCGTGTGGCAGGACGCGCGGGGGGAGTGGCAGACGTCCGAGGATGCCGTCGCGATTGCGCCCGCTTCGGCGAACTACGCGTACAGCATCTCCCTGACGCCGCGCACGTACTACGCGCTGGCCACCATCGACGACGACCAGGACGGCAACTTCTTCGAGGACGGCGAGCGCACCGGCTACTGGCGCAACGTGGACGCCTTCGAGCCGCTGTTCGTCGAGGAGGGGGAACGCATCACCGACGTGAGCTTCGACCTGATTCCGCTGGCGCCCATCGATGACGACCCGGCGCTGGTGGTGGGCAGTGCTTGCGGCTCCAACGGGGACTGTCCCGGGGGCGTGTGTGTGACGGACTATCCGGGCGGGTACTGCTCCATGGACTGCACCACGTCGGCGTGTCCGGCGGGCTCGCGGTGCTACATCGTGGACTCCGCTTCCGGGCTCAAGGCCTGCCTGGCGACCTGTTCACGCCAGGTGGGGACGGGGCAGGGGGACTGCCGCTCCGGGTACGTCTGCTACAGCGACGGCACGGGCTCTGGTGCGTGCCAGCCCAACTGCCGCACCTCCGGCCTGTCGTGCGGTGGGGGCCGGACGTGCCTGGCCACCGGCTTCTGCCAGTGA
- a CDS encoding biliverdin-producing heme oxygenase, with amino-acid sequence MQRLKSETRPHHERTEAQVRLMDPDLTPTAYRRHLEALHGFYGPLETRLAGLGLDAVAGLSVHARWKVPLLVEDLRALGHDDASLAHLPRCGGLPSLAGVPEALGCLYVLEGSTLGGQLILRHLRRHFDGTPLGPFAFFRAYGDDVGPRWRAFGEAVNQASVVAADAAFDSRAVKGAQDTFDAFAAWLRREQAHASVSA; translated from the coding sequence ATGCAGCGACTGAAGAGTGAGACGCGCCCGCACCACGAGCGCACCGAGGCCCAGGTGCGCTTGATGGACCCGGACCTCACGCCCACGGCGTACCGCCGCCACCTGGAAGCGCTTCACGGCTTCTATGGCCCATTGGAGACCCGGCTCGCCGGGCTGGGCCTCGACGCGGTGGCGGGCCTGTCCGTCCACGCGCGCTGGAAGGTGCCCCTCCTGGTGGAGGACCTTCGCGCGCTCGGCCACGACGACGCCTCGCTCGCACACCTGCCGCGCTGCGGGGGGCTGCCCTCACTGGCGGGCGTGCCCGAGGCCCTGGGCTGCCTGTATGTTCTGGAGGGCTCCACGCTGGGCGGCCAGCTCATCCTCCGGCACCTGCGCCGCCACTTCGACGGCACGCCCCTGGGCCCCTTCGCCTTCTTCCGCGCCTACGGCGACGACGTCGGGCCCCGATGGCGGGCCTTCGGCGAGGCCGTCAATCAGGCCTCCGTCGTCGCCGCGGATGCCGCCTTCGACAGCCGTGCCGTGAAGGGCGCACAGGACACCTTCGACGCCTTCGCGGCCTGGCTACGACGGGAACAGGCCCATGCCTCCGTCTCCGCCTGA
- a CDS encoding ATP-binding protein, which translates to MPPSPPEIDLSQCEREPIHLLGGVQPHGVLVAFHAASSRITVVSANTEPLLGASPPALLGQPITAVLDAESLARVRAGTGTGPVRVRAGGRACSALLHASGDASVLELEPLTDADTRVEEDALEAIHALVAPLGQVRGTSALLQVAAEGVRALTGFDRVMVYRFHADWHGEVVAESRAEGVDGFMGLHFPASDIPAQARALYRRSPLRLIADVHARPVGLVPPTLPDTGQPLDLSGAALRSVSEVHLEYLRNMGVGASFSVSLLKDGELWGLIACHHLSPRHVSAQRRQACEVLARLLSLQLGAEERGADAATRVHRAELLSRLVAGLGGEGVSLPSALETHGALLMDLTGATGVALVLGERLDAEQGEAPLLVGQTPTPKEVLALATRLASTPGGSGTLHTERLGALHPPLAGRADVAAGLLAVRLDPQAPRFVFWFRPEVARTVTWAGNPHKPAQPEPGHARLHPRASFEAWREDVRGASTPWTQADVEAAESFRGALVGVVLRHAAELARLSRALARSNAELESFSGTVGHDLREPLRGIQQYTTFFLEDHGAALAPDGREQLQSVTWLARRAQALLEDLFEYSRLGRIELAWREVDMHALVEEALAVVASRLQEGEADVRLPRRLPRVACDAVRIRQVWENLLANAAKYQAAAPHWVEVGYHGPGEPRPEAAARHDAPYVFFVKDPGIGIASRFHEAIFDMFRRLHPVQAYGGGTGAGLAIARRLVRLHGGELWVDSSPGQGATFYFTLGRGPA; encoded by the coding sequence ATGCCTCCGTCTCCGCCTGAAATCGACCTGAGCCAGTGTGAGCGGGAGCCCATCCATCTGCTGGGAGGCGTGCAGCCTCACGGCGTGCTCGTGGCCTTCCACGCGGCGTCGTCCCGAATCACGGTGGTGAGCGCCAACACGGAGCCCCTGCTGGGCGCTTCGCCTCCCGCGCTGCTCGGCCAGCCCATCACCGCCGTGCTCGACGCGGAGTCCTTGGCGCGCGTGCGCGCGGGCACCGGCACCGGCCCCGTGCGCGTGCGGGCCGGTGGACGTGCCTGCTCCGCGTTGCTGCACGCCAGCGGCGACGCGTCAGTGCTGGAGCTGGAGCCACTGACGGACGCGGACACCCGCGTGGAGGAGGACGCGCTGGAGGCCATCCACGCGCTCGTGGCTCCGCTGGGGCAGGTGCGGGGGACGTCCGCGCTGCTCCAGGTCGCGGCGGAGGGGGTGCGCGCGCTCACCGGCTTCGACCGCGTCATGGTGTACCGCTTCCACGCGGACTGGCACGGCGAGGTGGTGGCGGAGAGCCGGGCCGAAGGCGTGGACGGCTTCATGGGCCTGCACTTCCCGGCCAGCGACATCCCCGCGCAGGCGCGGGCGCTCTACCGGCGCAGCCCGCTGCGGCTCATCGCGGACGTCCACGCGAGGCCCGTGGGGCTGGTGCCCCCCACGTTGCCGGACACCGGCCAGCCGCTGGACCTGTCCGGCGCGGCGCTTCGCAGCGTGTCCGAGGTGCACCTCGAATACCTGCGCAACATGGGCGTGGGCGCGTCCTTCTCCGTGTCGCTGCTCAAGGACGGCGAGCTGTGGGGGCTCATCGCCTGCCACCACCTGTCACCGCGTCATGTGTCCGCCCAGCGGCGGCAGGCGTGTGAAGTGCTCGCGCGCCTGTTGTCGCTCCAACTCGGCGCGGAGGAGCGCGGCGCGGACGCGGCCACCCGCGTGCACCGGGCGGAGCTCCTTTCGCGGCTCGTCGCGGGCCTGGGCGGCGAAGGCGTGTCGCTGCCCAGCGCACTGGAGACCCACGGCGCGCTGCTGATGGACCTCACCGGCGCCACCGGCGTGGCGCTCGTCCTGGGCGAGCGGCTCGACGCGGAGCAGGGCGAGGCGCCGCTGCTCGTGGGCCAGACGCCCACGCCGAAGGAGGTCCTGGCGCTGGCGACGCGGCTGGCGAGCACGCCGGGCGGGAGCGGCACCCTGCACACCGAGCGGCTGGGCGCGCTGCATCCGCCCCTGGCCGGACGCGCGGACGTGGCCGCGGGCCTGCTGGCCGTCCGCCTGGACCCCCAGGCGCCGCGCTTCGTCTTCTGGTTCCGCCCCGAAGTGGCGCGGACCGTCACCTGGGCGGGCAATCCCCACAAGCCCGCCCAGCCCGAGCCCGGCCACGCGCGCCTGCATCCGCGTGCCTCGTTCGAGGCGTGGCGCGAGGACGTGCGCGGCGCCAGCACGCCGTGGACGCAGGCGGACGTGGAGGCGGCCGAGTCCTTCCGGGGCGCCCTCGTGGGCGTGGTGTTGCGCCATGCCGCGGAGCTGGCCCGGCTGTCGCGCGCCCTGGCCCGCTCCAACGCGGAGCTGGAGTCCTTCAGCGGCACGGTGGGGCACGACCTGCGCGAGCCCCTGCGCGGCATCCAGCAGTACACGACCTTCTTCCTGGAGGACCACGGCGCGGCGCTCGCCCCGGACGGCCGCGAACAGCTCCAGTCCGTGACGTGGCTCGCCCGCCGGGCGCAGGCCCTGTTGGAGGACCTCTTCGAATACAGCCGGCTGGGCCGCATCGAGCTGGCCTGGCGGGAGGTGGACATGCACGCGCTGGTGGAGGAGGCGCTCGCCGTGGTGGCCTCCCGGCTCCAGGAAGGGGAGGCCGACGTGCGCCTGCCCCGCCGCCTGCCCCGCGTCGCCTGTGACGCCGTCCGCATCCGCCAGGTCTGGGAGAACCTCCTGGCCAACGCGGCCAAGTACCAGGCGGCGGCCCCCCACTGGGTGGAGGTGGGCTACCACGGCCCTGGGGAGCCACGTCCGGAGGCGGCGGCGCGGCATGACGCGCCCTACGTTTTCTTCGTGAAAGACCCTGGCATCGGCATCGCCTCGCGGTTCCACGAGGCCATCTTCGACATGTTCCGCCGGCTGCACCCCGTGCAGGCGTACGGAGGCGGCACCGGCGCGGGGCTGGCCATCGCGCGCCGGCTGGTGCGGCTGCACGGCGGCGAGCTCTGGGTCGACTCCTCGCCAGGGCAGGGCGCCACCTTCTACTTCACGCTGGGACGAGGTCCGGCATGA
- a CDS encoding response regulator, with protein sequence MTAPRSLLLVEDSDADAIALQRIASRLPSPMTVVRMRDGESALDYLYRRGAYASASRPALVLLDLHMPGMSGREVLAQLKADPALRRIPVIIFSSSEDPGDVEGAYAEGANSYLFKPEPGAQLEAAAQALQAFWLTAARLPEEPGAAP encoded by the coding sequence ATGACGGCGCCGCGCTCACTGCTCCTGGTGGAGGACAGCGACGCGGACGCCATCGCGTTGCAGCGCATCGCCAGCCGGCTCCCGTCCCCCATGACGGTGGTCCGCATGCGCGACGGGGAGAGCGCGCTGGACTACCTGTACCGGCGCGGCGCGTACGCGAGCGCGTCCAGGCCGGCGCTGGTCTTGTTGGATTTGCACATGCCCGGCATGAGTGGCCGCGAGGTGCTCGCCCAGCTCAAGGCGGACCCCGCGCTGCGCCGCATCCCGGTCATCATCTTCTCGTCCTCGGAGGACCCGGGGGACGTGGAGGGCGCCTACGCGGAGGGCGCCAACAGCTATCTGTTCAAGCCGGAGCCGGGCGCGCAGTTGGAGGCGGCGGCCCAGGCGCTCCAGGCCTTCTGGCTCACGGCGGCGAGGCTCCCCGAGGAGCCCGGGGCGGCGCCATGA
- a CDS encoding hybrid sensor histidine kinase/response regulator, translated as MSPTLRVLLVDDNPADRFAMRRALERDEEQVWVLEAVSSAEDALARIYAEPRVDVALVDFHLPGMTGLDLLRELQARGGSPSTAMVMLTGSGNERVAVEAMKAGAQDYLVKDAYSAERVRRSLRAAVDTVRMMRELEERRAQTERAERAAREALAVRDELFALATHDLKGPLQIMALNAQMLQRQLAKTELGASQAPRLEHIIRATQRMGELIDGFLGATRSDEPPLNREPLDLLAMVRSKVHALEASGQHRFVLHSEGEDFTGEWDSRALERVLENLLGNAVKYSAADTTVTVTLSTEADGPAARVRLQVADEGMGIPAEDLPYVFERFRRGRNVSPDVTGSGVGLASARRMVRLHGGTIHVASQEGRGATFTVTLPRVAVRSGSLDAGAPPDALAEPASSTS; from the coding sequence ATGAGCCCGACCCTGCGTGTCCTGCTGGTGGACGACAACCCCGCGGACCGGTTCGCCATGCGGCGGGCCCTGGAGCGCGACGAGGAGCAGGTCTGGGTGCTGGAGGCCGTGTCGTCCGCGGAGGACGCCCTGGCGCGCATCTACGCCGAGCCACGGGTGGACGTGGCGCTCGTGGACTTCCACCTCCCAGGCATGACGGGGCTGGACCTGCTGCGCGAGCTGCAAGCCCGTGGCGGCAGCCCCAGCACCGCCATGGTGATGCTCACCGGCAGTGGCAACGAGCGCGTCGCGGTGGAGGCGATGAAGGCCGGGGCGCAGGACTACCTGGTCAAGGACGCCTACAGCGCGGAGCGCGTGCGCCGCAGCCTCCGGGCCGCGGTGGACACGGTGCGCATGATGCGCGAGCTGGAGGAGCGCCGGGCGCAGACCGAGCGCGCGGAGCGGGCGGCGCGCGAGGCGCTGGCCGTGCGCGACGAGCTGTTCGCCCTGGCCACGCATGACCTCAAGGGGCCGCTGCAAATCATGGCCCTCAACGCGCAGATGTTGCAGCGCCAGCTCGCGAAGACGGAGCTGGGGGCCTCGCAGGCGCCGCGGTTGGAGCACATCATCCGCGCCACGCAGCGCATGGGCGAGCTCATCGATGGCTTCCTGGGCGCCACGCGCAGCGATGAGCCCCCCCTGAACCGCGAGCCCCTGGACTTGCTGGCGATGGTGCGCTCCAAGGTGCATGCGCTGGAGGCCTCCGGCCAGCACCGCTTCGTGCTGCATTCGGAGGGCGAGGACTTCACCGGCGAGTGGGACTCGCGCGCGCTGGAGCGCGTGCTGGAGAACCTGCTGGGCAACGCGGTGAAGTACAGCGCCGCGGACACCACCGTCACGGTGACGCTGTCGACGGAAGCGGACGGCCCGGCGGCGCGCGTGCGGCTCCAGGTGGCGGACGAGGGCATGGGCATCCCCGCCGAGGACCTGCCCTACGTCTTCGAGCGCTTCCGCCGCGGACGCAACGTGTCACCGGACGTCACCGGCAGCGGGGTGGGGTTGGCCAGCGCGCGCCGCATGGTGCGGCTGCACGGAGGCACCATCCACGTGGCGAGCCAGGAGGGACGCGGCGCCACCTTCACCGTGACGCTGCCGCGTGTCGCGGTGCGTTCAGGAAGCCTGGACGCTGGAGCGCCGCCGGACGCGCTGGCCGAGCCCGCGTCATCGACGTCGTGA
- a CDS encoding DUF420 domain-containing protein — protein MSNAAPATVPPRVSDRAFFIFTAVVSAVALAFIGWILMVRSGGPVDGVNLRFMPAVNAGLNATAAALLIAGWVAIRRGARQVHQYLMVSAFTASAVFLVGYLAYHFVHGDTRYVGAWRGLYLSILASHVLLSMPVVPMALVAFYFTWRQDYTRHRKVTRWLAPIWVYVSVTGVVVYFMLRGGVPAVP, from the coding sequence ATGTCGAACGCCGCCCCCGCCACGGTGCCGCCCCGGGTCAGTGACCGGGCCTTCTTCATCTTCACCGCCGTGGTCTCCGCCGTGGCGCTGGCCTTCATCGGCTGGATTCTGATGGTGCGCAGCGGCGGCCCGGTGGACGGGGTGAACCTGCGCTTCATGCCGGCGGTGAACGCGGGCCTCAACGCCACGGCGGCGGCGCTGCTCATCGCCGGGTGGGTGGCGATCAGACGGGGCGCGCGGCAGGTGCACCAGTACCTGATGGTGTCCGCCTTCACGGCGTCCGCCGTCTTCCTGGTCGGCTATCTGGCCTACCACTTCGTGCATGGCGACACGCGTTATGTGGGCGCCTGGCGCGGGCTGTACCTGAGCATCCTGGCCAGCCACGTGCTGCTCTCCATGCCCGTGGTGCCCATGGCGCTGGTGGCCTTCTATTTCACGTGGCGCCAGGACTACACCCGGCACCGCAAGGTGACGCGGTGGCTGGCCCCCATCTGGGTCTACGTGTCGGTGACGGGCGTCGTCGTGTACTTCATGCTGCGCGGCGGCGTGCCCGCGGTGCCGTGA
- a CDS encoding DUF1585 domain-containing protein — MLRVRYLACLAGAAFLLALPASAQEEAVCSPVVAKVPLERHLRQLSLDLLGRPPTYEEYQAAQAKGRIDVEDIRAMMTKEEFNARIRGYHRSLLRSNLSSSLNNNQNSRVTGNGITTAYGVAGNPATTLRGANGATCDSDIAQDECLTAAQPDAHAAPLTAQPRTKCHDDQGVPLAVSYDYDTNYYQCTALQPVSANTPAKCSDLASTSHPEHRYLYFCDQRGSGASAGAFICKPDPRKTTTSALTVEEMDGTRVRAFKHPNPDSKPALTELKRCTLDLELRNGLRGNYGVQRGCVLREGFVNKPAPYWGTDKTPETVKVCAIDAQERTHNPWNMQSCETARFSSDRSCGCGVGMRRCETPAIAAQDIENVHSLRVAAFNDEPLRIAESVVQRDEPYFNILTTRRSFVNGTLSAYFRGAQGVGVFNVTAPTAPGAVPAIAYTDADTWREYTRDEGHSGVLTTPSYLYRFPTHRARVNHFYEAFLCKTFSPPTGAASPAPEDACNRENNLAVRCGCNYCHATIEPTGAHWGRYAERSAQFLAPDQFPRFDPKCRDCALNGDTNCGGECSQYIMQAYDGDGASSLGMLKTYLYRTPDEEQNIEAGPALLVQKMLQSGDLERCTVRRIWSEFLGRPMTAEEQRMYLAPLAQDFARNGHRLKALIERVVTSDAYRRID; from the coding sequence GTGCTCCGTGTGCGCTACCTCGCCTGCCTGGCTGGTGCCGCCTTCTTGCTGGCCCTGCCGGCCTCCGCTCAAGAGGAGGCTGTCTGTTCACCAGTGGTCGCGAAGGTGCCGTTGGAGCGGCATCTGCGGCAGCTGTCGCTGGACCTGCTCGGCCGTCCTCCCACCTACGAGGAGTACCAGGCCGCCCAGGCCAAGGGCCGCATCGACGTGGAGGACATCCGCGCGATGATGACGAAGGAGGAGTTCAACGCGCGCATCCGCGGCTACCACCGCTCGCTGCTGCGTTCGAATCTCTCCAGCAGCCTCAACAACAACCAGAACTCGCGGGTGACGGGGAACGGCATCACCACGGCTTATGGCGTGGCGGGCAACCCCGCGACGACGCTGCGCGGCGCGAACGGCGCGACGTGCGACTCCGACATCGCGCAGGACGAGTGCCTCACGGCGGCGCAGCCGGACGCACACGCCGCGCCGCTCACCGCGCAGCCCCGGACGAAGTGCCACGACGACCAGGGCGTGCCGCTGGCCGTCAGCTACGACTACGACACGAACTACTACCAGTGCACGGCGCTTCAGCCCGTGTCGGCGAACACTCCGGCGAAGTGCTCGGACCTGGCGAGCACCAGCCACCCCGAGCACAGGTACCTCTACTTCTGTGACCAGCGCGGCTCGGGCGCCAGCGCCGGGGCCTTCATCTGCAAGCCGGACCCGCGGAAGACCACGACCAGCGCGCTGACGGTGGAGGAGATGGATGGCACGCGGGTGCGCGCGTTCAAGCACCCGAACCCGGACTCCAAGCCGGCGCTCACCGAGCTGAAGCGCTGCACGTTGGATTTGGAGCTGCGCAACGGCCTCCGGGGCAACTACGGGGTGCAGCGCGGCTGCGTGCTGCGCGAGGGCTTCGTGAACAAGCCCGCGCCGTACTGGGGCACGGACAAGACGCCGGAGACCGTCAAGGTGTGCGCCATTGACGCGCAGGAGCGCACCCACAACCCCTGGAACATGCAGTCGTGTGAGACGGCCCGCTTCTCCAGCGACCGGAGCTGCGGCTGCGGCGTGGGCATGCGCCGCTGTGAGACGCCGGCCATCGCCGCGCAGGACATTGAGAACGTGCACAGCCTGCGCGTGGCCGCCTTCAACGACGAGCCGCTGCGCATCGCCGAGTCGGTGGTGCAGCGCGACGAGCCCTACTTCAACATCCTCACCACGCGCCGCTCGTTCGTGAACGGCACCTTGTCGGCGTACTTCCGCGGCGCGCAGGGCGTGGGCGTCTTCAACGTGACGGCGCCCACCGCGCCGGGCGCCGTGCCCGCCATCGCGTACACCGACGCGGACACCTGGCGGGAGTACACGCGCGACGAGGGCCACTCGGGCGTGCTCACCACGCCGTCCTACCTCTACCGCTTCCCCACGCACCGCGCGCGGGTGAACCACTTCTACGAGGCGTTCCTCTGCAAGACCTTCTCGCCGCCGACGGGGGCCGCGTCGCCCGCGCCGGAGGACGCGTGCAACCGGGAGAACAACCTGGCGGTGCGCTGCGGCTGCAACTACTGCCACGCTACGATTGAACCCACCGGCGCGCACTGGGGCCGCTACGCGGAGCGCTCCGCGCAGTTCCTGGCGCCCGACCAGTTCCCCCGCTTCGACCCGAAGTGCCGGGACTGCGCGCTCAACGGCGACACCAACTGCGGCGGCGAGTGCAGCCAGTACATCATGCAGGCCTACGACGGTGACGGCGCCAGCAGCCTGGGCATGCTCAAGACGTACCTGTACCGCACGCCGGACGAGGAGCAGAACATCGAGGCCGGCCCCGCGCTGCTGGTGCAGAAGATGCTCCAGTCGGGTGACCTGGAGCGCTGCACGGTGCGGCGCATCTGGAGCGAGTTCCTGGGCCGCCCGATGACCGCGGAGGAGCAGCGCATGTACCTGGCGCCCCTGGCCCAGGACTTCGCGCGCAATGGCCACCGCCTCAAGGCGCTCATCGAGCGCGTGGTGACGTCCGACGCCTACCGGAGGATTGACTGA